In a genomic window of Streptomyces sp. NBC_01231:
- a CDS encoding ATP-binding protein: MDRATWILPAVAEAARSARRQVASQLADWGLPQVVDDATLVVSELVTNAVRHGTGPVWHALRRVPGDGTADAVRLEVGDHGQGWGGTPAPRAHEDGLSCGGRGLPLVEALSSQWGAWRLPHGFVVWVEMSGRPLAGSPGTADLPEIKLHAEKEPIPLEGSLNNP; the protein is encoded by the coding sequence GTGGATCGTGCGACGTGGATCCTTCCGGCGGTCGCCGAAGCCGCCCGATCGGCCCGCCGACAGGTCGCGTCACAGCTGGCCGACTGGGGCTTGCCCCAGGTGGTCGATGACGCGACGCTGGTCGTCTCCGAGCTCGTCACGAACGCGGTCCGCCATGGGACGGGCCCCGTCTGGCACGCACTGCGGCGCGTGCCGGGCGACGGCACCGCCGATGCGGTGCGCCTCGAGGTCGGCGACCACGGACAGGGCTGGGGCGGCACTCCCGCACCGCGCGCACACGAAGACGGCCTGAGCTGCGGCGGCCGCGGTCTGCCACTGGTCGAAGCGCTGTCCTCGCAGTGGGGCGCCTGGCGCCTGCCGCACGGCTTCGTGGTGTGGGTCGAGATGTCCGGCCGACCCCTGGCCGGCTCGCCCGGCACCGCCGACCTGCCCGAAATAAAACTTCACGCAGAAAAAGAACCCATTCCCCTTGAGGGATCGTTGAACAATCCCTAG